The nucleotide window ataaattaaaaaagaactaAATGAACAGTAAGTGACAAGctaataattattcaaatagataattaaaatataaataaccaaataaataaataaaaattaacaatttcTGAAAATAATGAACACTAATAATCACTGAATTATCAAACcccaataatatttaaatagtgTATGAatagttttaaaacaaaaccaaaataattaaataattacgtaAATAATTGTTAGTAACCAGaaattttgtgtgtgtatatacagATTTTATGTGGttttattatttggaaaaatcCCCGAGCTATAGAATCCACTCAAACACTAAAATCAAAACTCGAGGAAAGGCCCTAAAACATGAACATTACACCTTGACTTATATTTTCCAaaacttaattatataaaaataacgaTTGGTTAACAATTATTAAAGCTTTAAGGCACTAAATATGCAAGCACATAGCCATTTACTATACTCCCTCcggtcctttttacttgtccattttatttaattcgCATGGATTAAGAAAATAGGTTGAAGTTAGTTtgcaatctaaattttataaaaaattgtattaacTTTCCAAGATTAcccttaataaaaatattttttaaaaatggtgtagttgaatataatttattggaagttATGGAAGTACATTAAGTATAGAGGGGGtggaaaattaatatttaattgttcacaaattttctagatggacaagtaaaaagaataaaagaaaatttctaaaatgagacaagtaaaaaggaccgGAGGGAGTAACCAAGAGTTACCACTGCAAACATAGTACGAGCTAATGGCTGGCAACAATTCAAACAACTACTCATAACAGGGATACAAACTGAAGCAAACTCTCACATTAACAAGCACAGTACTTTAAAAACAaccatgaattatatatatatatatatattaataaatggaTCACATAACTTGAAAATAAATCCACTTCATCcataagatatatattaataaatggtACACAAAACTTCAAAACTAATCACCTTATGCATTTAAAGCAATCCACTTAACAACATCTCTATTGGCTATCCTAAATTGGATTTTGAAAAGAGTAATACATTCTACATTCTTTTTCAGTTCGTTAAATACTGATAGATAATATAAAAGTTGACCCACGCAACTGATCTTATATAATTCTCACATACAAAGCACATTATTTAAGatgaatattaaaaacattgtgAGAGATAACCATAACCAAAGATGCTCTTAATTACAGGTGCAGAAAAACCAGCGCTATGCAATTTCCAATCGAGCACCCAACCTTGAAAAATAGCGACAAAAACACTAAAACTAAATAAGAGTTATGTGCATCCCAAAGAGTGACCTCCTGTAGTTTACACATGTCAAGCATGCTCATCTACCTAATTTCAAGAACTTTAAAACTTAACACTTTTATATCACAACAACTACACATGTCAAGGATCAATGAAACCTTAAGTCTAACAAGAACAGTAACATGACCACACGTCAAAGAACCTAGCTTAAAGGAAAATCACAGATATAGTATTGAAGGACAAGAAAACAAGCACACTCTCAAAATATCATGAAAGAATAAAAGCCTAGCATCCAGTTCTAAGATCCTACCTGTAGACCACTTGTTGACAAACGCTCACCTGAACTCTTCTAATCTTCGCCATCAGTACACCACCAAAATTGAAATTGGGAAAGAGGACTCTTCTTGGTTTccctaaatttaaaaataaataatgctaTGGGGATTGAGGGGATCGTGGCACATGCACGGGATATcactaaatcaaataataaaatacaaattaattaaaaaaaacaactcatatAACAACCTAATCTAATCTAACTAAAAGGGTAAGAACAAAGGCATGAAGTCGACACTAAATATCTAGGAGGGATTACAACAAGAGTATGTGTAAAATTCttgaaattagaaaaaattaactaaatttgCAATTAAAACTTGCTAGTTGataagatgatttttttttatatttggaaaCTCTTTTGATATGTGCCTCAGGAATCTAGAACGAGTATTAGCAAGATGTGAGGAGACTAACCGTTGGAAGAAATGACATTATATGGTCCCGGAGGGTATGGTGTTGGGATACTGAATTTCAATAAAAGGGATTGAGGTGGACAAGGTTAAAGTTGCTACAATCTAGAAGCTTCCACCACCCACATCAGTTAAGGCAATTCGTAGTTTCCTAGGACATGTAGGattttatagaaggtttattAAAGACTTCTCACAGATTGCTAGACCACTGACCAAACTATTAGAGAAAGATGCACCATTTGAGTTCGACAGGGCTTGCATGACAgcatttaaaacattaaaagataAACTAGTGCAAGCTCCGATCATGATTGCCCCGATTGGAGTTTGCCATTCTAGTTGATGTGCGATGCCAGTGACTTTGCAGTTGGAGCGGTATTGGGTCAGTGGAAGGATAAGCATTTTCATTCCATCTACTATGCGAGCAAAACCTTGAATGATGCGCAAGAAAATTACACAACCACTAAAAAGGAACTGCTAGCAGTAGTCTTCACCTTCGACATATTCTTGCCATATCTAGTACTTTCAAAAGTCGTGGTCTACATCGATCACTGCGCAATAAGGTATCTCATGAGTAAGACCGATGCTAAACCACGCCTCATTAGGTGGATCTTATTCTTGCAGGAATTCAATGTGGAGATTAAGGACAAGCCAGGATCGGAGAACTTAGCTGTAGACCACCTATCTAAGCTAGAGGATCCcggaaagaaatcattaaaagATGGAGACATTGATGATGCCTTCcttgaagaacacttgtatagaTTCAATACGGTAAGAGATGAGGACCCACCTTGGTTTGCTGACTTCGCAAATTATTTGGTTATAGGCACTCTTCCTAAATGGTTCTTGtaccaacaaaagaagaagttcttcgCGGACCTTAAGCACTATGTGTGGGAAGACCAATTCTTGTTTAGAATCTATGCAAACCAGATCATTAGAAGATGTGTACCATGATCCGAAGGATGGGATATTCTTGAACATTGTCACTGAGGACTAGCTGGAGGGCACTTTAGCGTAAATTGAATAGCCATCAAGGTCTTggaattaggtttttattggccAATAATCTTCCAAGATGCAAACAAATATGTACGAAATTGTGACAACTGCCAATGCACAGGTAatctcactacaagaaaacaattcAATACCGACGGAGTATTTCCAACGGATTCCTTTCTATTGGGAATAGTTTCTTTTACCGACGGAAACCAGATAAATTACTGACAAAATACCGACGGAGTTTTATATGGTTGGAATTTATAATAGTGACCATATTACCGACGACAACACTGACAGATTACCGTAGCTAATTTACCCGCCATATTTTTTCCTTTGCGCCAAAGGAATACTGacagatattttttattaatagcgATGGAATTCTGttggtttaatttaataatattaccGACGTAATATTACTGACGGAGGTTCGTTGGTATTGTAAGGTTCATGCTAAATTTTTAAGGTTGAAGGTTTACCGACGAATATGTCAATGTTATTCCGTTGGTttaattccgttggtaataaattataatatttaataaaacatattaactaaaattatttatattaattttgatttatgttaaaaataattatctatataagttattatcaagaaaatagttttaaataatttcgtgataatgaaataaagaataatagttaatttatatgattaatgttaaattaatattaattataaaatatttgtaatatttttaagtagTGATTAGTAGtgaacatttaaaatatatattttatattaaattattagttTGGATTAATCTCCACCATTGATCATTATGATCAATGGTGGAGATGGTTGATTGTGTATGAAAACCTAGCCCttccttcttcctctctttaTCCCTCACTGGAAAAACCTTGGCTTCTTCCCTTCTTCCTTCTCACAAGATAGCCTCATTGCCACCGCCGGCCCGCAGGCTCGCCGTCCGGCAACATCCTGCTGAAGCCGACGTGGTGGTTCAAATCCACATGTCCATTATGCCGGAATCCTTATTCTCAGGTTTCATCTCTCGCTTTCTCTCGTCTCTTGCCCTCCTCTTCGTTTCCATGGTTTTTTGGCTTGATTTATTCACATTcgctatttgtttttttgtgttcttgTGCAGGATAAGTTTGGTTCTTGGGGTTGGTTTTCATCCGAGATTGAGAGGGGTTTTACTGCAATAACTTCGTTTCTCTTCGGAAAAGGTATCtcatctttcctttcttttccttttgttttgttttttgtttagaGTTTTCCTTAATGTTCCGATCGGTGattcttgtttcatttttttttgttaatgtttcAGGGTTTTTGAAGTTTGGGTTTCTTTGGATTATCTCACCATAATTTTGGTGAGTTTATCATGGGAATGAAGCATTGGTTTTGAAATTTGAGTCTTTTTTTTGTATGTTGTAATAGTTCCATGTTTAACAaagtttttctaaaaatttgattttgtaatGAATTTGAGGAAAACAGAGAATATACAAGAATTTTTCCTAGTTCTGAAATGAAACTTTGTGAGGAACCAAACTGAaggaatatgatttttttttttaaatttgtaaactATACATTCCCTGAAGTCCTGTCATTATGATTCCCACCTTGTTATCTCATTGAAATGctcatttgataattttataattgtgaATTTAATAGCTTATTGTtgaaaagcattttttttagaaCACTTCTGCATAGTTTAATTGTGAAGAAGTAGATAATTAAGCAACAATTATTAatgtttgaattatttaattagctTGAACTTTGTTTGGATGTGATCTAGATTCATGGCTTGTAGTATTTGATGATGATTCTCAGGTTCTCAGGTTCTCAGTATTTGATGATGAGAAAGCCTAGTTTCAGGTTCTCATTGCTTTTTTCTACCATTCTTTATTATAGGAACATATAAGATTATAGTTATCTAATGATATTGATGATGATTCACAAACAGGCGACCGATTGCTCGAGGATCTCAGGGGCTTCGAGAATTATTGGTGTTGATGTGAACCTGAGAAAATTCAATCAAGGTCTGTGAGAATTATGATGTTCTTGATTGAAGTTTGACTCGGTTTATTTGGTTTGATAAACGGATTTCCTATTTGAATGTGGTGGCAACTGAAATTCTGTTTCTTCGTTATGCTCTCTAAATTATCTagtgttttcatttattatgttaaaaCTCATCcttttatttggattttatttaagTTCATTTAAAATTTCCTGGTTATttgaatttggattttatttgaatgtgggGGCaactgaaattctgttttcccaATTAAGTTTATGCATTAAAAATCTTGTGCATCCACTTATGTTGTGATAATGATGTTGTTATCATTTGGGTGTGtccaatataattttataattttattatttttgctagTTGGTTGTCCATGTTTAAAATCTTGTttccatgtatttttattatttttatacactaattttttttcaggGCAAAGGGCTTTTTCAAAAATGGCAAAAGGGTattgcatttaaataatttctcaagttttttttatctttttctttctattttgttcATAGTCTCGGAGGTTATTTGAGTCATTAATTACTTACTAAACTTTCTACTATTTTGACTATTTGATTAAcgaaaatgattatatatatatagaatttactTTTTGGGTTATTGTTTTGGAATGTGCGAGACAAAtttgttgaataaaaaaaaatcaaggatttGGGAAAGATAcatttctataaatttttttttaatggttttttatttgcatgccctctaaaaattaaaaaataaattaattaattaacattgtTCTATAAAACTGATATCAGTTtccttataaattatttttatttgcttaatcaaaaatcaattaaatttttttgctaGTTTGGTTGTCcatgtttaaaatattgtttccatgtatttgtttctttatcaGTTTGATTGGTTGATTGTTGAAAgtgttgtttaatttattggGCCTAATTTATTtgtacatgtgaaaaaaaattaattcaattatttaactATGAGATTAGTGTACTCTGGCAAGGCTGTGTGGTTGAGTTGGAAGGTTGTTTcatgttctttttattattgatgaAAACAGACTTTATAGCATATTTGATTTATTCCTACCTCTCAAAACTCTTAATGAATTATATCATACATTAAgagcatatttttaattttcacaccatattcaattatttaatgttaGACCTGAAGTTGTTGCTATTGAGATGAAAAGCTCTTCCCACCACTAAAAACAAATCTTGAAAAAATTTCATCATGTGAATCATACAACACACATCtctataaacatataatttattgtGTTTGTGGGCTAAGTTGTTAATGGCATAAGCATGTCTGTGTGGGTCCATGtgtatgttatttatatatatatatatatcctaactcatgactattattaattattgtattcagATTATTTTTACGATAAAGGTGCCGAGAGAAGATTGCATGCAATATCAAATTCTGAAGAATTATTGAGTGAGTTGATTCATGctaattttggtttttctatTACTTTATAGTCATATTTGTCCCTTTAAAAATTGACATCTAATGTAATAAATTAGAATTTAGTGAGTTGATTCATTCATGCTATTTGTCCTTTTAGTGAAATTTGTGTAAGAAttggaatttatttattatagttaattaacaAATGAATCCTTATTGTTTAAATAGCAATCAATGTTCATTTAATAGTACTAAGCATTGccatttgcttttttttttcatgaatgtggCTTTAATTTAGTAAAACATATCATTTAAGTtaataagaaagaaatataatagaatataATTAGGATGATGATATATCTTAAAGAATTAAGCATTATTGTCTTTTTTTAGTTAAGGGAAAATTATGTTAGaatatttttctctatttttaatagAGTAGTCTACTTTTGTTTGAGTGGCTTGAACTTACCAAATTTATATGATACTAATAGAGTTGCAAAATGGATAGAGACCGTTCTTGGATGTATTCGAGACTCAATGATGGGTTCATTACGCCTAACTATTTCAATGGAGTTGaggattttatttcttttgcattttctCAACATGATTTCGTCCGTGGGAATAAAATTAGATGTCCTTGTGTtggttgtcaaaataataaatggcaAATTTCTGACAATGTCCGCAAGCACCTTTTTCTTAAAGGCTTCTGTTATGGTTACACTACTTGGATTTCACATGGAGAACAACCGACTGGAGAGTCATCACATAGTAGGGCTGACAATGAACCAATATGTCAAGggcaaaatgaaaatttatatgcGAGGATGGTTATGGATGTAGCAATGggaagttttgattttgatgctAATCAAGGTAAGGAACTGAGGGTAGAATGTGAAAGTCCAAATCCAAGTGCTTccaactttttttctttgttacaaGACGCAGATGAACCGTTGTGGTCTGGATGTGTAAACTATACAAAGTTATCAGCTGTCTCTCAACTTTTAAATTGTAAGGCTGAATTTAACATGAGTGAGTCATGTTTTAATCGTCTCATAAAAGTTGTAAAGAGCATGTTGCCAGCAGATGAATGTTTACTagaagatttttataaaatgaagaagagactGACAAAACTTGGACTTGGTTATGTCCAAATTCATGTATGCCCAAAAAATTGCATATTGTTTTATAGAGAAACAATTGAGTTAGAAATTTGTTCAATATGCGGACATCCCCGATATAAGCCAAGTAAGTCAAGTGGCAGAAGACAAAAAAGGATTCCTTTTAAGATTCTGCTTTACTTTCCACTTGTACCAAGGCTTCAAAGGCTTTATATGTCTGCCAAAATTGCTGAACACATGACTTGGCATGCATATAACAAAAGTAATGATAGAGTGCTTCGACATCCAGTTGATAGTGAGGCTTGGCAACACTTCAATCTCACCCATGAATCATTTGCTATGGAACCTCAAAATGTTCGGCTTGGGTTGTGTGCTGATGGTTTCAATCCATTTGGCCCAGCTTCAAAACCGTATTCTGTGTGGCCAGTAATGCTTAATGTGTACAACTTACCAccatggatgtgcatgaaaAAACCGTACATATTCCTTAGTATGGTCATTCCtggaaatccaaatcaaaacattgatgttttttttacgGCCCCTAATAGATGACTTGAAACAGTTTTGGAGTGATGGTTGTAAGATGTATGATGCATATAGgaaacaaaattttaagttaCGTGCTGCATTATTGtggacaattaatgattttcccGCGTATGGGATCTTGTCTGGGTGGAGTACTCATGGAAGATTATCTTGTCCATACTGCATGGAACATACAAAGTCTTTTATATTAAATCACAGTAGGAAGCCATGTTTTTTTGACTGTCATCGTCGATTCTTACCTTCAGATCATCCATTCAGGAAGCAAAGAGATAAGTTCAGCAATAGAGTGGAGTGTGATTCTCCGATTCCTCGATATTCACGGGAAGAAATATTGATGAGAATTAATTCTCTTCCTAATATGACATATGGCAACAATGTCAGTACTGAAAGGGTTCCAGGCTATGGAGACAACCAtcattgggtgaagaaaagtatTTTTTGGGATTTGACATATTGGCATACCAATCTTATTCGCCACAATTTGGATGTCATGCATATTGAGCGAAATGTTTTTGATAATATCTTCAACACAGTAATGGATGTCAAAGGAAAAACCAAGGACAACATCAAGGCACGAAAGGATTTGGAGTTGTATTGTAGACGGCCACAATTGCATTTGATTGAAAGTAATGGACGGACTTTCAAACCTAAGGTATCT belongs to Dioscorea cayenensis subsp. rotundata cultivar TDr96_F1 chromosome 17, TDr96_F1_v2_PseudoChromosome.rev07_lg8_w22 25.fasta, whole genome shotgun sequence and includes:
- the LOC120280350 gene encoding uncharacterized protein LOC120280350; protein product: MDRDRSWMYSRLNDGFITPNYFNGVEDFISFAFSQHDFVRGNKIRCPCVGCQNNKWQISDNVRKHLFLKGFCYGYTTWISHGEQPTGESSHSRADNEPICQGQNENLYARMVMDVAMGSFDFDANQGKELRVECESPNPSASNFFSLLQDADEPLWSGCVNYTKLSAVSQLLNCKAEFNMSESCFNRLIKVVKSMLPADECLLEDFYKMKKRLTKLGLGYVQIHVCPKNCILFYRETIELEICSICGHPRYKPSKSSGRRQKRIPFKILLYFPLVPRLQRLYMSAKIAEHMTWHAYNKSNDRVLRHPVDSEAWQHFNLTHESFAMEPQNVRLGLCADGFNPFGPASKPYSVWPVMLNVYNLPPWMCMKKPYIFLSMVIPGNPNQNIDVFFTAPNR